One Euphorbia lathyris chromosome 1, ddEupLath1.1, whole genome shotgun sequence DNA segment encodes these proteins:
- the LOC136229734 gene encoding manganese-dependent ADP-ribose/CDP-alcohol diphosphatase, protein MYCTTGAFPTQGKQPLFSFGVISDVQYADVPDGYSFIGVPRYYRHSIHVLQRAVDKWNNHGKLGFVINFGDIVDGKCPHNESLNAVKKVINKFASFKGPVYHLIGNHCLYNLPRETLLPLLKISGPDGLAYYDFSPAPEYRIIVLDGYDISAIGWPQDNPKTLEALEFLRKRNPNSEKNSPEGLVGLERRFLMFNGAVGREQMKWLGSILEDATKLKQKVIVCCHLPLDPGVSSLEALLWNYDEVMNTIHQYNCVKVCLSGHDHKGGHSIDSHGIHHRSFEAALECPPGTDAFGYIEVYDNRLLLIGTDRLQSTDICFDS, encoded by the coding sequence ATGTACTGCACTACTGGTGCATTTCCAACCCAGGGGAAGCAACCTCTTTTCTCTTTTGGAGTTATCTCTGATGTTCAGTATGCTGATGTTCCTGATGGTTACTCGTTCATAGGCGTTCCTCGGTATTATAGACATAGCATTCATGTATTGCAAAGGGCCGTTGATAAATGGAACAACCATGGGAAGCTTGGGTTTGTCATTAATTTTGGGGATATTGTTGATGGAAAATGCCCCCACAATGAATCCTTAAACGCTGTGAAGAAAGTCATTAACAAATTTGCGAGTTTTAAGGGCCCTGTTTATCATTTAATTGGTAATCACTGCCTCTACAATCTTCCCCGTGAGACATTACTTCCATTATTGAAGATCTCGGGTCCAGATGGTCTGGCTTACTATGATTTTTCACCCGCTCCAGAATACAGAATAATTGTACTTGATGGCTATGACATTAGTGCCATTGGGTGGCCCCAAGACAATCCTAAAACATTAGAGGCATTGGAATTTCTTAGGAAGAGAAACCCAAATTCAGAGAAGAACAGCCCAGAGGGGTTGGTAGGCCTTGAAAGAAGGTTCCTTATGTTTAATGGCGCTGTTGGGAGAGAACAGATGAAGTGGTTGGGTAGCATACTTGAGGATGCAACAAAGTTAAAGCAGAAAGTAATTGTTTGTTGCCATCTTCCTTTAGATCCTGGTGTATCAAGCCTGGAAGCACTTCTCTGGAATTATGATGAAGTAATGAATACGATACATCAATACAACTGTGTGAAAGTTTGCCTATCTGGTCATGATCATAAAGGTGGGCATTCAATTGATTCCCATGGAATCCATCATAGGTCTTTTGAAGCAGCATTGGAGTGTCCTCCTGGTACAGATGCATTTGGGTACATTGAGGTTTATGACAACAGGTTATTGCTAATCGGTACTGATAGATTGCAGAGTACAGATATATGTTTTGATTCTTAA